The genomic stretch CCGAGCACGTAACCGATAAGATACGATGACTCCAACTATACGGTGCCTTCCGAAGACAACTCGGCGGGGTAAAGGAAACTAACTATGGGGAAGCCTATAACTAATATCTCGGCCGAAGGCCCCTCGATCGTACTAAAGGAACACAAGTTGCCTTCTCGTTCTCTCGGTGTATCCTTCCTATGGGTAAGGCCTTATTTCACGACGACCGCAGAAGCAAATAGTTCAACCCAAAATGCCCCTCAATTCGAAAGCCGTCTACTCTAGACTGAACCCCGACTTCGTTCCATTCACGAGTCGGAGAAGTACTGTGCATAGCACAAATGGGATCGTCACTTGTACCCAGCCTTTGGCAGCTGCTGCGGGCCAAAGAATTCTGCAACAGGGAGGAAATGCTGCAGTATGTTTTTACACTCAATTCTCCTTTCGTCCGGTGCATACTAACGGTTAAGAAAGGATGCTGCCATAGCTGTGGGTACGTAATGTCAATCTTGTCGGTACAATCAAACGAAGCTGACACAATATGGTCGATAGCCGCTGCATTGAACATCACCGAACCCTCATCAACGGGTATTGGAGGAGATATGTTCTGTCTATTTTACGATGTCAAAACGAAGAGAGTTCACTCCCTTAATGGATCTGGGCGGTACCCTGCGAATGCTACGCTAGAGAAGATCCGGAAAGACTTGAATGTCGGCCCAAATGACGCTGGAACCATTCCTATGAAGAGTGTTCACGCGGTGACAACTCCCGGCGCAGCTGCAGGGTGGGTTGACACCATAGAGAAATTTGGAAGTGGTAAACTGTCTTTGGAGCAGATCCTACTTCCAGCTATTGAACTTGGCGAGAATGGTTTCCCTGTATCCGAATTATCGTCCTTTTTTGTAAGTGAAACACTCCCTCCTCGGACCTTCTCAACTGAGTCATGCAATGTCACGTTATATCAGAATGTGGACTGATGGGCAATAAATGAAAGTGgcgagaaggtgaagatctCCTTCGACAGGCATCCCCAAATGCACATGAGATGCTCAAGCCAGACCAGAAGGCTAAAGATGGGGTCAGATCCCCTCTTCCTGGTGAAATCTTGAAAAATCCTACGCTGGCCCAGACCTTCCGATCTCTTGCGGCAAATGGCAAGAAAGGATTTTATGAAGGGCGGGTTGCAGAGGAGCTGGTGAAAGTTGTGCAAGATCTGGGAGGATACCTTACTCTAGAAGATCTGAAATCCCACGCAGAGATTGGGACCCAAGAGACGGAAGCGATCTCCCTCAAGTTCACTGGACAGAGCATCGCCGAGAAGCAGACTGCTGGAACGGATGGTGAAGACAACCAAGGAGTGGAGATTTGGGAGCACCCACCAAATGGGCAGGGAATCGTTGCTCTCATGGCGTTGGGAATCCTTGAGGAACTTGAAAAGATGGGCAAGATTCCAAAGTTCACAGAGGCCCAGCACAACTCTGCTGAATATCTCCATGCAGTTATTGAAAGTCTGCGTATAGCGTTCGCTGATGCATCTTGGTGGGTCACGGACCCTGACGTGGAGAAGGTACCAACTAGCGAACTTATCTCTCCAGCCTACCTGGCCGAGAGGGCAAAACTGTTTAACCCGGACAAGGCaactgatatccttgaccaCGGCAGCCCAGCCCACAACCATTGCGATACTGTCTACTTTGCAGTGACAGACAAGGAGGGTAACGGCATCTCGTTTATCAATAGTAATTACGCCGGATTTGGCTCTGGTATCATCCCGAAGGGGTGCGGATTTACGTTGCAAAATCGCGGAGCCAATTTCTCTCTAGTGCCAGGTCACCCAAATGCCCTGGCCCCACGGAAACGGCCATACCATACGATTATTCCTGCCATGATCACCAACGTCTCTGATGGTTCTTTGCACTCAGTGTATGGTGTCATGGGTGGCTTCATGCAGCCCCAGGGTCATGTTCAGGTGCTACTCAATATGCTTGCATTTAACTATCACCCACAGGCGGCGTTGGACTCACCGAGAATCTGTATCGCTGCTGGCTCACCAGAGCTAGGAAAGCCCGTGGATCGCAGTGTCTACGTGGAGGAAGGGATCAGCGACGAGGCTGTCGAAGGCCTGAAGCGTCTCGGTCACCAAGTAAAGGTATTGAAAGGATGGGAGAGAGGCATGTTTGGT from Aspergillus oryzae RIB40 DNA, chromosome 1 encodes the following:
- a CDS encoding gamma-glutamyltransferase family protein (gamma-glutamyltransferase); protein product: MGSSLVPSLWQLLRAKEFCNREEMLHCGYVMSILSVQSNEADTIWSIAAALNITEPSSTGIGGDMFCLFYDVKTKRVHSLNGSGRYPANATLEKIRKDLNVGPNDAGTIPMKSVHAVTTPGAAAGWVDTIEKFGSGKLSLEQILLPAIELGENGFPVSELSSFFWREGEDLLRQASPNAHEMLKPDQKAKDGVRSPLPGEILKNPTLAQTFRSLAANGKKGFYEGRVAEELVKVVQDLGGYLTLEDLKSHAEIGTQETEAISLKFTGQSIAEKQTAGTDGEDNQGVEIWEHPPNGQGIVALMALGILEELEKMGKIPKFTEAQHNSAEYLHAVIESLRIAFADASWWVTDPDVEKVPTSELISPAYLAERAKLFNPDKATDILDHGSPAHNHCDTVYFAVTDKEGNGISFINSNYAGFGSGIIPKGCGFTLQNRGANFSLVPGHPNALAPRKRPYHTIIPAMITNVSDGSLHSVYGVMGGFMQPQGHVQVLLNMLAFNYHPQAALDSPRICIAAGSPELGKPVDRSVYVEEGISDEAVEGLKRLGHQVKVLKGWERGMFGRGQIIRCHYDDGQLVYSAGSDQRGDGMAIPVL